The following coding sequences are from one Streptomyces angustmyceticus window:
- a CDS encoding DMT family transporter — MNAFLYVVTVLIWGSTWLAIKGQLGDVHPTASIAYRFALAAVILLAWARLRGLPLRYPARVHGQFALMGALMFSTNFVCFYFAEQHLTTGLVSIIFAMSLVVNMAFARLFFKRAITAKMLLGGAIGLLGIGTVFWPEFQNFGLSSGSGQGIVLSALGTLVFCLGNVVSGKTQAAGIPVIQGTGYAMAYGALLMAPFAVFFGHGALFDPTPQYAGSLVYLAVFGSVIGFGAYLTLLGRIGGERAAYAMVLFPIVALLLSTVFEEFHWTARDLAGVFLILVGNAVMLTNPALLRRLTGDRFPAPPAEPAEPAAQSAADR; from the coding sequence ATGAACGCCTTCCTGTACGTGGTGACGGTGCTGATCTGGGGCTCCACCTGGCTGGCCATCAAGGGCCAGCTCGGGGACGTACACCCCACGGCATCGATCGCCTACCGGTTCGCGCTGGCGGCCGTCATCCTGCTGGCCTGGGCGCGCCTGCGCGGGCTGCCGCTGCGCTATCCGGCACGCGTGCACGGGCAGTTCGCCCTCATGGGCGCGCTGATGTTCTCCACCAACTTCGTGTGCTTCTACTTCGCCGAGCAGCACCTCACCACCGGCCTCGTCTCGATCATCTTCGCGATGTCGCTGGTGGTGAACATGGCGTTCGCCCGCCTCTTCTTCAAGCGCGCGATCACCGCGAAGATGCTCCTCGGCGGAGCGATCGGGCTGCTGGGGATCGGTACGGTGTTCTGGCCGGAGTTCCAGAACTTCGGCCTCTCCTCCGGATCGGGGCAGGGCATCGTGCTCTCGGCCCTCGGCACCCTGGTGTTCTGCCTGGGCAATGTGGTCTCCGGCAAGACCCAGGCCGCGGGCATCCCGGTGATCCAGGGCACCGGGTACGCCATGGCGTACGGAGCGCTGCTGATGGCCCCGTTCGCCGTGTTCTTCGGGCACGGGGCCCTGTTCGACCCGACGCCGCAGTACGCCGGCTCGCTCGTCTATCTCGCCGTCTTCGGCTCGGTGATCGGCTTCGGTGCCTATCTCACCCTGCTCGGCCGGATCGGCGGCGAGCGCGCCGCGTACGCGATGGTGCTCTTCCCGATCGTGGCGCTCCTGCTGTCCACGGTGTTCGAGGAGTTCCACTGGACGGCGCGGGACCTGGCGGGCGTCTTCCTGATCCTGGTCGGCAACGCCGTGATGCTGACCAACCCCGCGCTGCTACGGCGGCTGACCGGAGACCGCTTCCCCGCGCCGCCGGCGGAACCGGCCGAGCCGGCGGCCCAGAGCGCCGCCGACCGGTAG
- a CDS encoding prephenate dehydrogenase, which produces MHTAAVVGTGLIGTSIALALTGRGVTTHLIDRDPHSIRIAAARGAGTPAPPSAPVDIAVICVPPSDVARTIAGHQKAELARVYTDVASVKALPHAECLALGCDTAALVGGHPLAGRERSGPLPARADLFQDRHWVLTPTPETTEAALNRALELVSLCGAVPVLLDPPDHDRAVALVSHLPHLVASLTAARLLEGEDHAVRLAGRGVRDVTRIAAGDAGLWTDILAANAPAVSALLTQLTADLQRTADALDRLTEGGPEQQDGALADLTDMLRRGIEGRARIATTHGNGGAGSRTVLSVSLGDRDRRLERLLDDVTEARVDLEDLLLPETTAPPRSAVELLVAPDVARPLTDALRDRGWAVG; this is translated from the coding sequence TTGCACACCGCCGCAGTCGTCGGAACCGGTCTCATCGGCACATCGATCGCCCTGGCACTGACCGGCCGGGGAGTCACCACCCACCTCATCGACCGCGACCCCCACAGCATCCGGATCGCCGCGGCGCGCGGCGCGGGGACGCCCGCACCACCTTCGGCACCCGTGGACATCGCCGTCATCTGCGTGCCGCCCTCGGACGTCGCCAGGACCATCGCGGGCCACCAGAAGGCCGAGCTGGCCAGGGTGTACACGGATGTGGCGAGCGTCAAAGCGCTGCCGCACGCCGAATGCCTGGCCCTCGGCTGCGACACCGCCGCCCTGGTGGGCGGGCATCCGCTGGCCGGGCGGGAACGCTCCGGGCCGCTCCCGGCCCGTGCCGACCTCTTCCAGGACCGTCACTGGGTGCTCACCCCGACCCCGGAAACCACCGAAGCCGCCCTCAACCGCGCCCTGGAGCTGGTGTCGCTGTGCGGCGCCGTCCCGGTACTGCTCGATCCGCCGGACCACGACCGGGCGGTGGCCCTCGTCTCCCACCTGCCGCACCTGGTGGCGAGCCTCACCGCGGCCCGGCTGCTGGAGGGGGAGGACCACGCGGTGCGGCTGGCCGGCCGCGGTGTGCGGGACGTCACCAGAATCGCCGCCGGCGACGCCGGGCTGTGGACGGACATCCTCGCCGCGAACGCCCCCGCCGTCAGCGCGCTGCTCACCCAGCTCACCGCGGACCTGCAAAGAACGGCCGACGCGCTGGACCGGCTGACCGAAGGAGGACCGGAGCAGCAGGACGGCGCACTGGCGGACCTGACCGACATGCTGCGGCGCGGCATCGAGGGCCGGGCCCGCATCGCGACCACCCACGGCAACGGAGGCGCGGGCTCCCGCACCGTGCTCTCGGTCTCCCTCGGTGACCGGGACCGCCGCCTGGAACGGCTGCTCGACGATGTGACCGAGGCACGGGTGGACCTGGAGGACCTGCTGCTTCCGGAGACGACGGCACCGCCGCGCAGCGCGGTCGAGCTCCTGGTCGCACCGGACGTGGCACGCCCCCTCACCGACGCCCTCCGCGACCGGGGCTGGGCGGTCGGGTAG
- a CDS encoding phytanoyl-CoA dioxygenase family protein: protein MTTNDARFALTDAERDLLPSEEDVRFYQEHGWYLSKKLLTDEEADLLNSAADRFYAGHRDRTLPARPPRLAYWEPSKGDVHRHNDYIFYEDETIRSILAKPLIAAVAARIARTSQIRLWNSTLIHKPQRADDDRNIVPWHFDRHYWQTCSSDEMLTAFIPFHDCDEEMGTITMVDGSHRWKETGGDDSTSRHFADRDRSELEDMLSENAAFNNAQVRKVPVNIPKGHISFHHCRTYHGSGYNLSDRPRRAISLHLQDRTNQWRPFELSSGDLVVYNNDVLVGKDENGNPDYHDADFCPVLWEDPR from the coding sequence ATGACGACGAACGACGCACGCTTCGCGCTGACCGACGCCGAGCGGGACCTGCTGCCGTCCGAGGAAGACGTGCGGTTCTACCAGGAGCACGGCTGGTATCTGTCGAAGAAGCTGCTGACCGACGAGGAGGCCGACCTGCTGAACTCCGCGGCCGACCGCTTCTACGCCGGCCACCGGGACCGCACCCTGCCGGCCCGGCCGCCGCGCCTGGCGTACTGGGAGCCGTCGAAGGGCGATGTGCACCGGCACAACGACTACATCTTCTACGAGGACGAGACCATCCGCAGCATCCTGGCCAAGCCGCTGATCGCGGCGGTCGCGGCACGTATCGCGCGGACCAGCCAGATACGGCTGTGGAACAGCACGCTCATCCACAAGCCGCAGCGTGCGGACGATGACCGCAACATCGTGCCGTGGCACTTCGACCGCCACTACTGGCAGACCTGCTCCTCCGACGAGATGCTCACCGCCTTCATCCCCTTCCACGACTGTGACGAGGAGATGGGGACGATCACGATGGTCGACGGCAGCCACCGCTGGAAGGAGACCGGCGGCGACGATTCCACCAGCCGCCACTTCGCCGACCGCGACCGGTCGGAGCTCGAGGACATGCTCTCCGAGAACGCCGCGTTCAACAACGCTCAGGTGCGCAAGGTTCCGGTGAACATCCCCAAGGGACACATCAGCTTCCACCACTGCCGTACCTACCACGGCAGCGGTTACAACCTCAGCGACCGTCCCCGCCGGGCCATCTCGCTGCACCTGCAGGACCGGACCAACCAGTGGCGGCCCTTCGAGCTGTCCTCCGGCGACCTCGTCGTCTACAACAACGATGTGCTCGTCGGCAAGGACGAGAACGGCAACCCCGACTACCACGACGCGGACTTCTGCCCCGTCCTGTGGGAGGACCCCCGGTGA
- a CDS encoding aminotransferase-like domain-containing protein, which yields MEVMNFLNEVTSRYPQAISFGPGRPYEGLFEVERIGDYLDAYTRHLSEDLGRTPDEVRTQLFQYGRTNGQIHELVARALRNDEAIDADPASLVVTVGCQEGMFLALRALFRDSSDVLLVSSPCYVGITGAARLLDIETVHVPEGENGIDPDVLRRTVADLRAAGKRPRALYLVPDFSNPTGTCLPLPTRHRLLDMAEEEDLLLLEDNPYGFFTRTGTGLPTLKALDSRRRVIYLGSFAKTCFPGARVGYVVADQHVQAPDGSRTLLADELSKIKGMVTVNTPALSQAVIGGMLLTHDFRLREANKPAADFYQENLKVLLESLDRLLPPERREAAGIHWNSPEGGFFLTLTLPVPADNALLEESAREHGVIWTPMSYFYPDPDSGGRHQMRLSLSYLTPAQVAEGARRLVGLLERSCA from the coding sequence ATGGAAGTGATGAACTTCCTCAACGAGGTCACCTCCCGCTACCCGCAAGCGATCTCCTTCGGGCCGGGCCGCCCCTACGAAGGGCTGTTCGAGGTCGAGCGGATCGGCGACTACCTCGACGCGTACACCCGGCACCTCTCCGAGGACCTGGGCCGGACCCCCGACGAGGTCCGGACACAGCTCTTCCAGTACGGGCGGACCAACGGCCAGATCCATGAGCTGGTGGCCCGCGCCCTGCGCAACGACGAGGCCATCGACGCGGACCCCGCATCCCTCGTCGTCACCGTGGGCTGCCAGGAGGGCATGTTTCTCGCCCTTCGCGCGCTGTTCCGTGACTCCTCGGACGTCCTGCTGGTCTCCTCGCCCTGCTATGTCGGGATCACCGGAGCGGCCCGGCTGCTGGACATCGAGACCGTGCACGTGCCCGAGGGCGAGAACGGGATCGACCCGGACGTCCTGCGACGGACCGTCGCCGACCTGCGAGCGGCCGGGAAACGGCCGCGCGCGCTCTACCTGGTTCCGGACTTCTCCAACCCCACCGGCACCTGCCTGCCCCTCCCCACACGCCACCGTCTGCTCGACATGGCCGAGGAGGAGGACCTGCTCCTCCTGGAGGACAATCCGTACGGATTCTTCACGCGCACCGGTACCGGCCTGCCCACGCTCAAGGCGCTGGACAGCCGGCGGCGCGTCATCTACCTCGGTTCCTTCGCCAAGACCTGCTTCCCCGGAGCCCGGGTCGGCTATGTGGTCGCCGACCAGCATGTCCAGGCGCCGGACGGCAGCCGTACGCTCCTGGCGGACGAACTGTCCAAGATCAAGGGCATGGTGACGGTCAACACCCCGGCGCTCAGCCAGGCGGTCATCGGGGGCATGCTCCTCACCCATGACTTCCGCCTGCGGGAGGCCAACAAGCCGGCCGCCGACTTCTACCAGGAGAACCTGAAGGTCCTGCTGGAGTCGCTCGACCGGCTGCTGCCTCCGGAGCGACGCGAGGCGGCAGGGATCCACTGGAACTCGCCCGAGGGCGGCTTCTTCCTCACCCTGACCCTGCCCGTCCCAGCGGACAACGCGCTGCTCGAAGAGTCCGCTCGCGAGCACGGGGTGATCTGGACGCCCATGAGTTACTTCTATCCGGATCCGGACAGCGGCGGACGGCACCAGATGAGGCTCTCCCTCAGCTATCTGACGCCTGCTCAAGTTGCCGAAGGAGCACGCCGTTTGGTCGGTCTGCTGGAACGGAGCTGCGCATGA